Part of the Vitis vinifera cultivar Pinot Noir 40024 chromosome 13, ASM3070453v1 genome is shown below.
TGGGGCCAAGGATTGGGATTTGAGGCTCATAATTAAAACAGTATAGTCTGGTTGTTTCATGTACTGATTCGTGTAGGTTTGAATTTCAATCCCACAATGCATATGCACAAATAAATTTCCATAAGTGAAAGCAACATTTTGAATTGCACAGAATTGGACTGAATCGTGGGTTTTACTGATTCGTCAGGATGCTTGTTAGTGGGCTTTACTTCAATGTTATTAATATTCTTGAATACTTATGACAGGCCCAGCTTCAAAAGCAATTGCTTGAGATGTTGACACAAGTTGTTTGGGAAGGATGAACTACCACAATTATTTTTGAGTAATGGCTGGAAATATGAGATTTGAGTTGTCTTCAGGCACTCCTGAGGAAGCTGGTTTTTCTGGGAGTTATCCAAATGGACAGAGGGGGAACTATCAAAATGCCTGTTTGGATAGGTCTGGAAGCTTCAGAGAGGGTGGGGAGAGCCGTTTATTTAGTTCTGGAACTGGTATATCCCGTGGGAATGCTACATCAGCAATGGGGGATCTGCCTCCATTGTCACAATGTCTGATGTTGGAGCCAATTACACTGCGGGATCAGAAGTGCTCTAGGTTAGTTGAAATAAGGAGAGTTCTGGGGATTCCTTTTGGAAGCACTGGGGAAGACAATTCCTTTGGAGCTGCTCACTCAAAGCCTCCCCCTCCTGTGGCTACTGAAGAACTAAAACGTTTCAAGGCAAGTGTGGTAGACACCATTAACAAGGCCAGGTAATTTAATCTTGTAGAAATGTTTATTGGTGATTTTTGTTATTTGGTAGAAAGTGTTGTCCTCTTTTCCTTCATGATGCATGTTTTTATCTGGTTCTGGTCATTCATTGTCTTCAGATCAGATAATTAAAACTATTACTTCTAATTCAAGGTTAGCCTTTTCTCTGTTCATGCCCCTGGATGCTTGGAATggatttttaatcttttttggGTTATAAATCTTAGGGTAAATAGAATGGaactttgattaaaaaaatgcaaaccTAGGGCTAGGGTATAGTTAATTATGATTGGTTGTCTTTTGTATACCTTTTGTTTGTTGATGTTGCAATGTCTTTTCACCAGGGGTAGAATAAAAAGGCTGGATGAATCCATAGACAAATTGAACAAATTTTGTGATGCCCTAAACTTAAGGAAGCAACAGCGTAATGATCTATTACCAAATGAAAAATCAGTTGGGTTGAACTCATTGAAAGTGGGAACTCAGATTCATCGAAGCTCTCCAGACCTTGTATCTCAAAGACTGGAGGACAGGACAAAGAGTGTTGTTATGAATAAGCGGGTTCGCACATCGATGGCAGATATACGGGTTTGTATTTGAAACCTTTATTTACATCTGGCATTACAACCCCTCCCTTTTGCatcctcttgggtgtttttccaTGCTATGGCATCTGGTTGATGtgattgtattttattttttgattatttttgtgtattaaaaaaaaaagaaacttctTCAATTTTGGGATCAGGAATCTGAAAGTGAATTTTCCTGAATTTAATTTGCagttgtattttttgttttttattttgggatGTAGTTGGCGGGTGAGGTTTGGATGTCTCATGGCCTTATCTCATATAGCAATTTGATCACAAGTATACTTTTAACATGGAGATATCATCATAGCAACAGCAGGGAAAAGTTATGTTATTTGTTCTTGGAACTTGTAAAGTGGGCATTCTAGGATTATGATAGAGttgttaaaaggaaaaaagtaatatagctttttcaactactaaaagaaaatgaaaaatagtttttttaaaatactaaagaaaactATCACTCTTCGTATAcgcttttaatttaattactctttttacctatcaaaaaaaaaaaaaaaaaaactaaagaaaactaATAGACTTAGTGGTGGGAGAGGATTCAGGTTAGTGGGTCGGCTAGCTTCATTCTGGCTGAAAAGTTGAAGGCCTTGAAACTGATTTTGAGAAGTTGGAACAAAGAGGTATTTGGTAAGGTTGAAACCCAGAAGCAACTTGCTTTGAATCTGGTGGATTTTTGGGACGAGGAGGAGAGTGCTTGCACGTTGTCTCTGGAAGAGGAGGAAGCTAGAAAGGAGGCAAGAGAGACTTATAAGAAGTGGGTCCTATTAGAGGAGGCGTCTTGGAGGCAAAAGTCTAGAGAAATCtggcttaaggaaggggatagaAATACAAGGTTCTTTTATCAGATGGCTAATGCTCATAAGAGGAGGAATTGGTTGGCTAGAGTTAAAGTCAATGGGAGGTGGTTTACTGAGGATAGTGAAATTAAAGAGGAAGTGAGCAGAGCTTTCTAGGGTCTATTGTTAGATCTTGGAGGATGGAAGCCAAACATAGAAGGGTTAGAGAAGCCTTTTACGGTGGAGGAGATCTTTGGTGTGTTGTCAGGGTTCTGCGGGGAGAAAGCGCTAGGCCCTGACGGTTTCCCAATGGCTTTCTGACAGTGTTCATGGGACTTTGTGAAGGTGGAGGTGATGAACTTCTTTAGAGAGTTCCATGATTCCGGTTGCTTTGTGCGGAGTCTGAATGCAACCTTTCTAGTGTTGATCCCAAAGAAAGGGGGGGTTGAGGGCTTGAAGGATTTTAGGCCAATTAGTTTGGTAGGAGGGCTGTACAAGTGGCTAACCAAGGTGCTGGCTAATAGGTTGAAGGGGGTGTTAGCTAAGGTGATCTCAACGTCAAAAAATGTGTTTGTGGAGGGGCGGCAGATTATGGATGCAGTGCTTATTGCTAATGAAGCAATAGGCTCGATTTTGAAAAGGAATAGAGGGGCGATTCTTTGCAAATTGAACATTGAGAAAACCTATGATAATGTGGAGTGGTATTTTCTTTTGGCGGTTTTGGAGAAGATGGGGTTCGGGGAAAAGTGGTGTCGCTGGATTAAGTGGTGTTTATCCACTACTAGGTTTTCTGTTTTGGTTAATGGAACCCCTACTAGATTTTTTTAGAGCTCAAGGGGtttaaggcaaggagacccccttTCCCCTTATTTGTTCGTAATAGCGATGATGGTACTCAGCTGTCTGTTGAAGAGAGCAGTTTCTAGAGGcttcttatcgccttgctcgGTTTGGGGAAGAGGGGGTGAAGGGGTCTAGGTCTCACTTGCTGTTTGCTGATGACGCATTGATTTTTTGTGAGGTGAGGGAGGAGCAAATGATGTGTTTGTGTTGActgttaatgtggtttgaggcaatttTGGGGTTAAGAGGGaatttggataaaagtgagTTGATTCCGGTAGGTAGGGTAGAGAATGTGGAAGAGTTGGCTAAAGAGCTTGGTTGTAAGGTGAGAAGACTGTCATCCACTCACTTAGGAATGCCATTGGGTGCTCCTTTTAAATCTGTAGTTGCTTGGGATGGAATTGAAGAGAGACTTCGCAAGAGATTGGGTATGTGGAAACGACAATATATTTCtaaagaggggggggggggggggggaggagtTCCACCTTGATTCGTAGTACTTTGTCTAGCTTGCCGATCTATTTCATGTCTATTCTCCAGTTGCCTAGGACGGTTAGAATGAGATTGGAGCatattcaaagggattttctatGGGGTGGTGGAGCTCTTGAGCAAAAATCTCACTTAGTAAGGTGGATGGTCGTTTGTTTAGATAAAAGGAAAGGAGGGTTGGGGGTTAAGAGTCTTGTGACACTCAATAGGGCTCTCCTTGgcaaatggagttggcgctttgcaaatgaaagaaaggccctttggaaccaagtgattagagggaaatATGGGGAGCAAAGAGGTGGGTGGAGCTCTTGTGAGGCTAGGTAGGCTTATGGAGTTGAgttgtggaaagcaattagaaAGTTGGGGCACCTTGTGACCCCTAGATTTGACTTTGTGGTGGGTGATGGAAGGAAGGTGAGCTTTTGGAAGGATATGTGGTGTGAAACTACTCCTTTGTGTGAGtcttttccctctttatttTGCCCTAGCAACTTCTAAGAGGCTTGAATGAATGAAGTTTGGACAGCTTTTGGGGAAATGGGGGGAAGTCAGAGCCCTTGCTTCACTAGGCCTTTCAATGATTGGAAGATGGAAGAGGTGGAAATGTTGTTTTGTTGTTTGGGTGGGAAGAAGGTAAATGTGGGTGAGGAGGAAGATAGGGTGAGGTGGATGGACTCGAAGGATTGCTTGTTCTCGGTAAAGTCCTTGTATAGAGCCTTGCAGTCGGATTCTCTAGTTTCTTTCCCTTCGAAGATTATTTGGAACTCTAGTGTGCAACCTAAATtaagtttctttgcttgggaggcttcgtGGGGAAAAGTTCTAACCTTGGACTGGCTGCAAAAGAGGGGTTGGGCTTTGGCTAATTGATGCTTTCTTTGCCAAACGTTTGAGGAGTCTATTGATCACTTCCTTCTCCATTGTGAAAAGACAAAGGAAGTGTGGATGTTGCTCTTTTCATTGTTTGGAGTGACTTGGGTGTTTCCCTCTTCTGTAAAGGAAACCCTCTAAGGGTGGAGGGGTtcctttgtgggtaaaaagTGTAAGGCTGTGTGGCAAGTGGGTCTGTTATGTTTGTTTTGGTCCGTTTGGAAGACAAGGAATAAAATTGCCTTTGAAGATAGTGTGCTGTCCATCCAAAGACTGAAAGTTTCTTTTGTGTGTTTACTATGGTTGGAGACCAAATTGTTGATGAAAGGTGGTCCTTTGACCTTAATAGATTGGGTGGGTTCTCGGTGAGGGAgaaggttttttgtttctttgttgttttGGGTTTAgttgtaagggggtgagtgCCTCTATACTGTACATCTTTGGGTCGCTATGTTAGCGCCTCCTCGTAATACAATTCTTTTgcttatttatagaaaaaaaaaagacttatttccatttttatgtaaaatatgGGAGATGGTTTCTCACTGTATTGTATGGGAATGTTACCTATTGTATTGTTTGGTTATATGAAAAAACACAACACAACAGTTTTAAAGTCTTTTTATGGTCATTATTTATTTGGAAAGTTAAGTCTAATGCTGGGAGAATTgctttcttcttcccttttggtttttttgttttttttttttttttcagaaggAGAATTGCTTTCTTCTCGATTTCATGAATCTTTTGCTGGTGAAACTCATACACTTCGCATGTAGTTGTACTCTCTTGGCATATCTTGTCtgttcctataaaaaaaattaaataaatttgctTATAAAACAGAAtgagttttgtttaattttgatgGAACAGCCAATTGTATTCACTACTTTCTAGGTTTCAGTCACTAGTGTTTCATTTATTGCAAATTGTTAGTTAATTTTCATGAAAACTTTTCAGCCAGAAGGCCGAAGTAGCGGTCCCCCAAGGCAGACTATGGTAATGGCAAAAGACAGAGATATGCTTAAGGATGGTGGTGTGGGATCTGATCTGGTTGAAGAAAAGATTCGCAGACTGCCTGCTGGAGGTGAGGGTTGggacaaaaaaatgaaaaggaaacgATCAGTAGGTGCTGTTTTTACCAGACCCATGGATAGTGATGGAGAGTTAAAACGAGCGATGCATCATAAGCTTAACAATGAAACCGGTCTGCAAGCTGGTGATGCTCAGGGTATCAGGTAACTTTTTATCAGATCATTTTTGTGGTGTCATAATCCTGTTTTAGTGGTTTAAGGctcttttttcttgattttgaatcTAATTTGATAGTAATTATCAAGGAGCATTCCTATAAAAAATTCTCGAGCAGCATAGATTTATTTCCAAGAATATTGGTACAATTTTCTTGGAGGCATTCAAAAGTTcagccaaaaaaataatttgttaatctATTAGAAAGTAGGTAAATGTCCCTTTTCCTAAGTGAATCTATATTTTTGAAGAGGATTTGAGTTAGTGTTTCTACTCCTTTAATACCAAGACCTCTCTCCTCCACAAGCTCACTCATATACATGAATGCTCGCtgctatatatttgtataaatacAGACATATGTTTAGTGCTAATATGGGTGGTTATATTCGGATGCCATGCTTTTCTTGCTCTACTTTATTGgtcaaagagatttttttctcCATACTGTTAGAATTgattcattaattaaaaataattgtttttcttatcTGATAAAGTTCAGATCTATGTTTTTAGGGATTGAGATTCTAAAGAAATTTAATCCTAGTCCTGGAAACATTGTTTGCTTTAATATTAAGATTTCAATTTACTTCTGGAATTCTACTTTTTTGCCCCACTTGTCTCAAAAATCAGGTCATTTTGACATATTGAATCAAAGTCAGAGATGGGGAACTAATAGGGACAAACCCACGAACTGATGAGTGATGATGATTCTAAGTTTAGAAGGGGTCTTCTATGGATGTAACAATTTCAGAAATGAATTGTGAGAGTAAATCCAACGGACAACAATAAGAAATTGGAGGATAAAATGAGGAAACATGGTAAAGTTTGGcagaaaattgttaaattttgaTTACTGTGTTCTGcttgctcaattttttataagtttttttttttgttttgtctttAATAGGctcctgttttttttttgataggcaaataggCTCCAGAAGTCTTATGTAGACAATCTACCACATTCTGTAGATGGCCTTGGTAGAGACTGCCATTTCACTCTTGAGCATTGTGATGCAAGCTTATTGTATTTCTACcgcatttaataatttttgtgtgtgtatttattgataaaaataaaaaataaaaaaataatttttgtgtgTGTATTGTGATGAATGaagtaagaaaattaaagaagaaaagaaataaccCTCACACTGAACCATTCTTCCTGAAATAAACTTATCTTAAGAACCAAATTAAGTATGCAAGGTCTTGAAATAAATGACTTCTAATAGCtcttgaaattaattattttagataaataatatgacattcttaaaaaaagaaatcatgtaTATgcaactcaaatttcaacatcCTGTTGatataatattatcaaatggcagtactctctctctctctctctccatacACAAGCACATGCAAAAGCTGGAGGTTGTGGCACATGCATTGTCTGTGCATCCCCAACAACACTATAATGCCTCAAAATGTGAAAAGTAAGAAGTGAAGTAGGAGTATTGGATTGGAGAGATTGTTAGAGTTGTAGGGATGGTTGATTTGAGGGGGAATCTTAGGTAGTTGtcttattttcaatattatgaaggtaatttaaatattttaaaatagtgtAAAAAGACCACACTCCCTCATTGCTTTATGCATACTTGACGTATGGCACATGTGTTGTTTGTGCAACTCAACAaaagttgaaaagaaaaaagatttgagAAATGGTTTAAAAGGATAGGATAGAGTTATAAAGAGATTAGGACACTTTATGGGATAtacctatcagaaaaaaaaaaaaaaggaaaaacttgaTGGGAGGTTTGTTTGAGAGACATGCAAAACACAAAGGAGAGAGAAtctctattttccttttatatatatataatgcgTGTATATCTAGATGTATACAGATGAGGCTATTTGTGGGGCACATATCCCATCTCTATTATTGGCTTTCACCCTTTTATAGTTTAGCTGTTAGGATGGTGTATTCATCAACACAGTTTGTATTGATCTAAATCTATTTAGAGCAACCTAATTGTACTTGATGTGGATTTTATCCTGAACATTACATATTGACTTTAATTTTTGATAGGCAAGTCGAAATCTTATAGAGGAGTCCCTATCAAAATGGGGCATAACTAAGTGCACCTAAGCCCAAATAGttgttgaaattttgaaatgatagCAGGTTTCCCCTAACATATCCCCTCGTCCaaaggaaaaaggttttgagGAAGTGATCTTTAAGAGGGTGGATTTTGGCCAATTGGTGTGCTTTGAGCAGAGAGGAGTTAGAGTCCGTAGATCATATCATTCTTCATTGTGACAAGGCAAGATTATTATAGCAGTTGGTGTTCTTCATTTTTGGTGTACTGTGGGTTATTTCTGAGTCAGTTAGGGAAACCCTCCTAGGGTGGCGTGAGTCTTTTATAGAGAAAAGATGTATTAAGGCTTGGAGAGCTGTTCCTTCTTGCATTTtctggacaatttggaaggacaGAAACAGGAGATACTTTGGTAGTGATGAATTGTCTGATCAAAGGCTAAAAAGTTTATTCCTAAACAATTTCTCTATGTGGGTTAGGGTGTATATAGGTGGTGGCTATACGCATTTGATTGATTTCATAGAGTGGTTGGGTATTGGGTGAGGGGGggagaatatttttttgtaccttcttttctgttttttgcTTGGTTTACTTGTATACAACCTGTATACTCTTGTGCACTTTTTGCGCTTTTATTAATACAAAtctcttacttatcaaaaaaggGCCATGTCTGAATGCTCAAGACCTTCAGAAGTgctatttctattttttcatatgcACTAAAATAAGCATAAAGGAGCCAACCTCCATAGGTTCTTGCATCTCTTGCCTGCATAGCCATCATGCCAACCAAGCTCTTTACCCTTCTAAGAAGACCCAGATCACCCTAAAAGGGGAAAAGCTTAAAGAACATTGCTTGGAATCCTCCACTTGCAATACTGTGATATTGACTTTTATTGATCAGATAAATAGAACAATTGGATTCAAATATTCCTTTTCCACTGCTTATATATGAACACCTCAATTGGTCAACacgttttaattaaaaaatgagttCATTATTAAAATCATGTGTCATCACTCCAATGTTGATATCTTATATGCACACACAAATACATACACTATCCATCTGCATCTGTGTTTGCAGCAGATATGTACATAAATTGAGCTTTGATCTAATTACACCTATTATGAAACTTGTTCCTGTTATGCTATTCAAAAACTCCTTGTGGCAGCAGCATTTTCCCAAGCCCATTGTTGGGCTACATCTTTACGATGCACATGATTCTTGCCAAACATTATATTAATTGGGTCATATTGAGTTGATAAGGTACCAGCAACTGTCCAATCCATAACAGTTATAatgatattaattataaaattggCTTTGCATAACCCAACTCTTGGgtttgataattttataattaatatcatTACATAGTTGTAATCTCTTTTCCTGGGCTAAATCTTTTATAGTTGTAGGCCCCTTAACTTTGTGGActggttgggttcttgttgagggccgGTGAGTGCTTGTCCCTTTTGTTTCCTGTTTTTAGGTGAcgcttgtatactccctgtatgctctgGGTCGCCTTTAAAGCACCCTTTATCTAATATATCCTTGTGcgtttatctataaaaaaaaaactcttgggTTTGATAACATTGATTGATCCTACTTGTGACTTGTCTATcaaaatgcatatatatatatatatatatcagtgTTGTGAATATTAATAAGTTTCCCTTAAATAGAAGTCTAGATTTAAAGAGGTATTTAGAATTTTAACATTTCATTTTGAACTTGCTGCCTCTTTTTTGGTTCCTTTCCATCTTGCTAAGTTTGAAATGCGTACATTTTCTGGAAGCATAAATTTGTTTCCTGAGCATGCTAGGGGCGGCAAAATTGTGAATCtagaagttttattttatttgtctttttctttttctttttgtccaaGAACAATTTATGCATTGTGAGACTGGCGAATTTTTCCGTATTGAGCAGACAAAAACTTTCAGTCTTGGGGCAACGTAGGTTTTATacattgaaatttatttggtgaaaGACAAACAGTGTTAATCTGTTTTACATATTCTTGCATTTAGTATCATCGTATTTTCCCATTTACTTTGCCAAtctttagttttattttcttagtgtCTTATAGTAACTGATGAAGATTTCTCAGTCACGTTTTTGTTTCCAAGAATCTCTGTTTTTGGATTTGTACATCTTTACCCTCTGGGTGGAATAAAAGCCCTTGgatatttttcaaacaataaaaataataatgttaataaaataagaCTAGCTTGGGTTCTAAGCCTTGGAGAATTGCACTGATTTTAAGGGAGGAAAGTTTACAGAATACTAAATTTGTCCTAAAATGGTTCCTATGGCTTGAGATCTCACTTCCAAAGTcttcaaattttgaagaatgtgGGAGTTGGACATTAGACActaaatttatttgaataacCCCATTATTTTGAgatatgataaatatttttaaatttaagaaaaggagaaagaaatgagaggAATGGGTATTTGGAAGATTCCCTTTGAAATTTTCAGATGTAATTCGATTTTCCCAAATCCAACCAAGTGAACAACAAATTTCAATCCCATCAGTTCTTTAgctgatattttttatatctactGATGTTAGAAAATAGCTATTGCTAGTGATGTAATCTTGTTGTATCCTGGCATTGAAATCTCGTTCTATCTTTGAAATTCATTGTAATGCTATTACAGTTTTATACTTTTGTCAATTGTGCAGTGCATTTTTATGAACTTGCTATTTTATACTATTACTGCTTCTGATAATGGGAATACTAGAGGTTTACTCttgttttttccaaatttttttcatctGTTCCCTGCAAAACTCCTAGATTGTTCGAGAAATTCTGTTCCATGTGCCCTCAGTCATAATGAAAATGAAGTTTCTACTTCAATACCTTTTGGATGAGGTTACTTGCAAATCAACCCCTTTTCGGTTTTGTTGTTTTGCTTTGATGTGAGATTCTAGTCCTCCATCAATATATAGCTTTATTACCtacatttattgatttatataagaatcaaattttattcttaatgtTGCTAAATGCCTCACAGATCAGGATCTTCTAATGGTAGTAGTGGTGCTAACAAGTTAGATGGTACATCCTTGTCTGCCAGTTCAAATGCCCGTGTGACACAGAAGACTGAACTGGAAAAGGCCTCTCTCTCAAGGGATCACACAGCTGGATTGAATAAGGAAAGGCTTGTAGCAAAAGGAAGCAATAAGTATGTTTTCACTCCTTTAAATTTATCTCACTAAAATCAGGCTTCCTCTacagttttttttgtttgacattataatttgttcttaattttaatttctgatGTGCAACACCATCACAATTATCTAGGTTAAATATCCGCGAGGACAATAATGTAGTCACTCCTAGCCCAATAATAAAAGGAAAGGCTTCAAGGGGACCACGAACTGGCCCTGTGGCGGCAAATTCATCTCTTAATTTTCCTCGCACATCTGGAGCACTGGAAGGCTGGGAACAGTCTCCAGGTGTAAACAAAATCCATTCAATAGGTGCAACTAATAATCGCAAGCGTCCTATGCCCACAGGATCATCCTCTCCCCCCATGGCTCAATGGGGAGGTCAGAGACCACAAAAAATCTCTCGCACTAGGAGAGCAAATCTTGTCTCTCCTGTCTCAAACCATGATGAAGTGCAAATATCATCCGAAGGCTGCACTCCTGATTTTGGTGCTAGAATGGCTTCCACTGGGAACAGTGGGTCGCTTCTAGCCAGGGGTGTGGGTAATGGCTCTCAACATGGTAAAATGAAACTCGAAAATGTTTCTTCTCCCGCCAGATTATCTGAAAGTGAAGAATCTGGTGCTGGTGAAAACAGATCAAAGGAAAAAGGAATGGGCAGTTGTGAAGCAGAGGAAAGATCTGTAAATGGAATTCAGAATGTTGGGCCTTCAGTGTTGCTTGCAAAGAAGAACAAAATTCTTATTAGGGAAGAAATCGGAGATGGTGTGCGGAGACAAGGACGGAGTGGAAGGGGCTCGGCATTTTCTAGGGCTAGCATATCACCAATGAGGGAAAAGTTTGAGAATCCAACTACAACAAAACCACTTCGAAGTGCAAGGCCTGGTTCTGATAAGAATGGAAGGTGTTGAATGCTTTTCTCTGATGttggaaacaaatttatgtttttaacatttattatttacctttcttatatacataattgtttatttgttcatttcagCAAGTCAGGCCGTCCTCCTCTTAAAAAACAGTCAGATCGAAAGGCGCTTACACGTGTAGGGCAAACTCCAAATAGTGGTTCTCCAGATTTCACAGGTGCGTTTAAAACCTCTCAAATTTGTATTTCATGCATTTGGGGTGTGCATTTTAACAATACCATGATTCTTAACAGTTCTTATACATTTTGAGAGTAGAGTGTCAACTTCAGTATTCCTTAGGTTTCGGTGCTGGTTAAACATCTAACTTTTTCCCAATGTTTCGGTGAAAATCTTTCTACATttagtttattctttatatttgttatttaaagaTTCAGTTTCCTGTTTCTAATTTGTAGCTCCTGTTTTTCCAAATTAGAAGATATAGGTGCTATTGGCTATATCTTCGATGCATTAATATTCTTCTTCATGATATTCCAGGTGATTCAGATGATGATCGTGAAGAACTACTAGCAGCTGCAAAATTCACTGGTGATGCTAACTGTATGtgtctttttttctatttatggTGTTTCCGCACAAGATATTTTTGTTCCCCTGGCACATGAGTGTATTGTTGATTTCTGTATTGTTTGCTTTTGAAGATCTTGCCTGCTCTGGTTCATTCTGGAAAAAAATGGAACCTTTTTTCGCTTCTGTCAACTTGGAGGACACATCCTATTTGAAGCAAGGGGTAGCTACTAGAATTCATGATTATAATTATgagtt
Proteins encoded:
- the LOC100252823 gene encoding uncharacterized protein LOC100252823 isoform X2, which encodes MAGNMRFELSSGTPEEAGFSGSYPNGQRGNYQNACLDRSGSFREGGESRLFSSGTGISRGNATSAMGDLPPLSQCLMLEPITLRDQKCSRLVEIRRVLGIPFGSTGEDNSFGAAHSKPPPPVATEELKRFKASVVDTINKARGRIKRLDESIDKLNKFCDALNLRKQQRNDLLPNEKSVGLNSLKVGTQIHRSSPDLVSQRLEDRTKSVVMNKRVRTSMADIRPEGRSSGPPRQTMVMAKDRDMLKDGGVGSDLVEEKIRRLPAGGEGWDKKMKRKRSVGAVFTRPMDSDGELKRAMHHKLNNETGLQAGDAQGISSNARVTQKTELEKASLSRDHTAGLNKERLVAKGSNKLNIREDNNVVTPSPIIKGKASRGPRTGPVAANSSLNFPRTSGALEGWEQSPGVNKIHSIGATNNRKRPMPTGSSSPPMAQWGGQRPQKISRTRRANLVSPVSNHDEVQISSEGCTPDFGARMASTGNSGSLLARGVGNGSQHGKMKLENVSSPARLSESEESGAGENRSKEKGMGSCEAEERSVNGIQNVGPSVLLAKKNKILIREEIGDGVRRQGRSGRGSAFSRASISPMREKFENPTTTKPLRSARPGSDKNGSKSGRPPLKKQSDRKALTRVGQTPNSGSPDFTGDSDDDREELLAAAKFTGDANYLACSGSFWKKMEPFFASVNLEDTSYLKQGLQRMEELHESLSQMSGNGKNALNDRVHEESSRSQTHASGEREKNQMNQIGSKESARSENLVDQFQDGDAAICGRLNAERRFNKVTPLYQRVLSALIIEDETEEEENGGQRNMSIQYSRDDSSAGACLNVDIDPQRRDEMESEYDSVLGLRLQNIYSPDKFSCNGSTTFNKAPTVFNPSCSDDLLHGVHSSKHSDVGSLSDIFHDCLDVPQAVQPNGSGISSFEFRYEQMSLEDKLLLELHSIGLNPETVPDLAEGEDEVINQEIMELEKKLYQQVGKKKMHLNKLSKAIQEGKEVEERALEQVALNRLVEMAYKKQLATRGSSGSKSGVSKVSKQLALAFMKRTLDRCRKFEETGKSCFSGPALRDVILAAPLCSNDAESIIHPEGLKCQPEPRASGSFTNRAGRNDYNNDKIERGLLDTHETLNHSSDQDFAKSGPILNRGKKKEVLLDDVGGSASLRATSTLGNNLLGGAKGKRSERERDKDGLARNSAAKAGRPSLGNFKGERKTKTKPKQKTAQISTSGNGFVGRNTEATPPLYPSFSGSDELITNDSNKKREVGLMSPGNVPQDSFKEVKEPMDFPSLQIHELDSIEELGVGSDLGGPQDLSSWLNFDEDGLQDHDSMGLEIPMDDLSDLNMIL
- the LOC100252823 gene encoding uncharacterized protein LOC100252823 isoform X1 yields the protein MAGNMRFELSSGTPEEAGFSGSYPNGQRGNYQNACLDRSGSFREGGESRLFSSGTGISRGNATSAMGDLPPLSQCLMLEPITLRDQKCSRLVEIRRVLGIPFGSTGEDNSFGAAHSKPPPPVATEELKRFKASVVDTINKARGRIKRLDESIDKLNKFCDALNLRKQQRNDLLPNEKSVGLNSLKVGTQIHRSSPDLVSQRLEDRTKSVVMNKRVRTSMADIRPEGRSSGPPRQTMVMAKDRDMLKDGGVGSDLVEEKIRRLPAGGEGWDKKMKRKRSVGAVFTRPMDSDGELKRAMHHKLNNETGLQAGDAQGIRSGSSNGSSGANKLDGTSLSASSNARVTQKTELEKASLSRDHTAGLNKERLVAKGSNKLNIREDNNVVTPSPIIKGKASRGPRTGPVAANSSLNFPRTSGALEGWEQSPGVNKIHSIGATNNRKRPMPTGSSSPPMAQWGGQRPQKISRTRRANLVSPVSNHDEVQISSEGCTPDFGARMASTGNSGSLLARGVGNGSQHGKMKLENVSSPARLSESEESGAGENRSKEKGMGSCEAEERSVNGIQNVGPSVLLAKKNKILIREEIGDGVRRQGRSGRGSAFSRASISPMREKFENPTTTKPLRSARPGSDKNGSKSGRPPLKKQSDRKALTRVGQTPNSGSPDFTGDSDDDREELLAAAKFTGDANYLACSGSFWKKMEPFFASVNLEDTSYLKQGLQRMEELHESLSQMSGNGKNALNDRVHEESSRSQTHASGEREKNQMNQIGSKESARSENLVDQFQDGDAAICGRLNAERRFNKVTPLYQRVLSALIIEDETEEEENGGQRNMSIQYSRDDSSAGACLNVDIDPQRRDEMESEYDSVLGLRLQNIYSPDKFSCNGSTTFNKAPTVFNPSCSDDLLHGVHSSKHSDVGSLSDIFHDCLDVPQAVQPNGSGISSFEFRYEQMSLEDKLLLELHSIGLNPETVPDLAEGEDEVINQEIMELEKKLYQQVGKKKMHLNKLSKAIQEGKEVEERALEQVALNRLVEMAYKKQLATRGSSGSKSGVSKVSKQLALAFMKRTLDRCRKFEETGKSCFSGPALRDVILAAPLCSNDAESIIHPEGLKCQPEPRASGSFTNRAGRNDYNNDKIERGLLDTHETLNHSSDQDFAKSGPILNRGKKKEVLLDDVGGSASLRATSTLGNNLLGGAKGKRSERERDKDGLARNSAAKAGRPSLGNFKGERKTKTKPKQKTAQISTSGNGFVGRNTEATPPLYPSFSGSDELITNDSNKKREVGLMSPGNVPQDSFKEVKEPMDFPSLQIHELDSIEELGVGSDLGGPQDLSSWLNFDEDGLQDHDSMGLEIPMDDLSDLNMIL